One Beggiatoa leptomitoformis DNA segment encodes these proteins:
- a CDS encoding histidine decarboxylase, protein MSFSDLMVTRRLQAFVEQVIASPTPLGYPLNSQLDITPLQALLTLPLHNVGDPWSDHSRRHPSHEFEREVLRFIADIYQFPTTETLSGYVTSGGTEGNLYGLYMGREAYPDGILYYSADSHYSISKSARLLKLPSCVVPSQAQGELDYKALAACLSAEHPAIIVLNIGTTMKGAIDDIEKVLVVLQEKKIQHFYIHCDAALFGMILPFIPHATYPLFTQPIDSLSISGHKFLGSPMPCGIVLCRAKATARIAQPIAYIDTLDSTLSGCRNGHTPLILWYALHTKGHAGLQAEVQQCLANALYLERQLQAFSYPFLRNPHSIIVLFKKPAKAIIDKWQLAVEGDWAHVVVMQQVTSTVIDAFLQDLLGAG, encoded by the coding sequence ATGTCTTTCTCTGATTTAATGGTGACACGTCGTTTACAAGCATTTGTTGAGCAAGTGATAGCGTCACCAACCCCATTGGGTTATCCATTAAATTCGCAATTGGATATTACCCCGTTACAAGCCTTGTTGACCTTGCCTTTACATAATGTTGGTGACCCGTGGTCAGACCACAGTCGTAGGCATCCTAGTCATGAGTTTGAGCGGGAAGTATTGCGTTTTATTGCGGATATTTATCAGTTTCCTACCACAGAGACCTTATCAGGTTATGTGACATCGGGGGGAACAGAGGGAAATTTATATGGGTTGTACATGGGGCGAGAGGCTTATCCTGATGGCATTTTGTATTATTCTGCTGACAGTCATTATTCCATCAGCAAAAGCGCGCGCTTGTTAAAATTACCGTCTTGTGTTGTTCCCTCTCAAGCACAGGGTGAATTGGACTATAAAGCGTTGGCGGCGTGTTTATCCGCTGAACATCCTGCCATTATCGTGCTTAATATTGGTACAACGATGAAGGGGGCAATTGATGATATAGAAAAAGTGTTGGTCGTTTTACAGGAAAAAAAGATTCAACATTTTTATATACATTGTGATGCTGCTTTATTTGGCATGATATTGCCCTTTATTCCACACGCGACTTACCCCTTATTCACACAGCCAATTGATAGCTTATCTATTTCTGGACATAAATTTTTAGGGTCGCCCATGCCCTGTGGGATTGTATTATGTCGGGCAAAGGCGACTGCGAGAATAGCACAACCAATTGCTTATATAGACACGTTAGATAGTACATTATCAGGTTGTCGTAATGGACATACGCCTTTGATTTTATGGTATGCCTTGCATACAAAAGGTCATGCGGGTTTACAAGCAGAGGTTCAACAGTGTTTAGCAAACGCCCTTTATTTAGAACGACAGTTGCAAGCCTTTTCCTATCCTTTTTTACGTAATCCCCATTCTATTATTGTGTTATTTAAAAAACCTGCAAAAGCAATTATTGATAAATGGCAACTTGCTGTTGAGGGCGACTGGGCGCATGTAGTGGTAATGCAACAAGTGACAAGTACCGTCATTGATGCTTTTTTACAAGATTTATTGGGTGCGGGATAA
- a CDS encoding class II glutamine amidotransferase, producing MCGIVGLFTKNARLEPQLGALLSAMLVDMGERGSDSTGVAIYKDQVSQPAMKLTLFHPATNYDWTRLGEIVTKNFGGKVNLSIRTNHAIITVMEQLDVIKRWMHQQFPDVRLMSAGDTIEIYKEIGTAADFVEHFNLHELHGTHALGHTRMATESAVTTEHAHPFSTGLDLCLVHNGSLSNHNRLRQQLQRKGIEFETDNDSEVAAGYLTWQLSQGATLDQALESALKDIDGFYTFAIGTRDGFAVLRDPIACKPAVMAETDDWVAVASEFRTIAHLPNAENARIWEPAPATIYSWHRT from the coding sequence ATGTGTGGCATTGTTGGCTTATTTACGAAAAATGCACGGCTTGAACCACAACTTGGTGCTTTACTCTCTGCGATGCTCGTCGATATGGGTGAGCGTGGTTCGGATAGTACGGGAGTGGCTATTTATAAAGACCAAGTTTCACAACCTGCGATGAAATTAACCCTCTTTCATCCTGCAACAAATTATGATTGGACTCGATTAGGCGAAATTGTTACCAAAAATTTTGGCGGTAAAGTAAATCTGTCTATCCGTACTAACCATGCGATTATTACTGTGATGGAACAATTAGATGTGATAAAGCGGTGGATGCATCAACAATTTCCTGATGTCCGTTTGATGAGTGCGGGCGATACGATAGAAATTTATAAAGAAATTGGTACTGCCGCTGATTTTGTGGAACATTTTAATCTACATGAATTACATGGCACTCATGCACTGGGACACACACGGATGGCAACTGAAAGTGCTGTCACCACAGAACATGCACATCCGTTTTCTACGGGATTGGATTTGTGTCTGGTACATAATGGTTCATTATCTAATCATAATCGGTTGCGCCAACAATTACAGCGTAAAGGGATTGAGTTTGAAACAGATAATGATAGCGAAGTTGCCGCAGGCTATTTAACGTGGCAATTGTCACAAGGTGCAACCTTAGACCAAGCCTTAGAATCTGCTTTAAAAGATATTGATGGTTTTTATACGTTTGCAATTGGTACTCGAGATGGCTTTGCGGTATTGCGTGACCCGATTGCGTGTAAACCTGCGGTGATGGCGGAAACCGATGATTGGGTTGCTGTCGCCTCAGAATTTCGAACAATCGCCCATTTACCCAATGCAGAAAATGCGCGCATTTGGGAACCTGCTCCCGCAACTATTTATAGTTGGCATAGAACCTAA
- a CDS encoding efflux RND transporter permease subunit gives MTFTDPFIQRPIMAIALSFLVLILGLQAVFKLQVREYPEMTNTDIIVSTSYYGAPAEVIQGFITQPLQQAVAEADKIDFLESSSRLGSSTITAHMKVGTDPNAALAEIMAKVNSVNSQLPQEAENPSISSKTGSNTALMYLSFFSERLSTAHIGDYLKRNVQNQLLSVEGVSTANVLAPALSIRIWLDPKAMATHNLTTNEINTILANNNYRSAPGQVKSRYFQYTIQVDTDLNDIEAFKQMIVAQRTEGVIRLRDIAKVELSSVREAVKSRIGGINAVVIAIESTPTANPLDVAKRVTKKLAEIERNLAAGIKMEISYDATEYIEASIYEVLRTIGEAGLIVILVIFLFMGSFRAMLIPIVTIPFSLIGVCLAMQMLGFSINLLTLLAMVLAIGLVVDDAIVVVENVERHLQMGKTPFAAAIVGTREIAVPVISMTIALAAVYSPIALLDGVTGTLFKEFALTLAGAVVVSGMVALTLSPAMCSLILKHSEHASRFELGVQSTMGRVERGYGYLLDRTLAHRSAILLFAFIVMGSLIFLFPIIPSELAPNEEKGAFLGIATAPSSANLDFIDANLTEIGKRANQINGIRNTLSLSGMPSTNNGLAVMLSAPWEQRENSEKQMIALLTDKVKDIAGVNMAAFPLPALPGGGSGLPIQMVIKSTADYETMMKVALELQEKANASHLFIFNDLDIKFDTATIKMHINRDKAGSYGITMAEIANTLSTLVGDGRVNYINRDGRSYEVVPQVIRTDRLTPEALGSYYLRTASGQQIPLSELVSLKVRGEPSSLIQMDQANAITLGGVPMPTTTVGNVLTFLTTEADKILPSGFSYDFKGPSRQYMQEGSSLYITFILALAIIFLVLAIQFESWRDPLVIMVSVPLALCGALLVMAWGVASLNIYTQIGLITLIGLITKHGILMCEVAKERQLYLQESKMDAIQHAARIRLRPILMTVIAMVSGVIPLLYAAGPGAAARFSIGIVIFSGLSIGTLFTLFVLPTVYSFLGETHKPLPIYKEPVSLDKEEVTVSTI, from the coding sequence ATGACTTTTACAGACCCTTTTATTCAACGTCCTATCATGGCGATAGCCTTGAGTTTTTTAGTCTTAATTTTAGGATTACAAGCGGTTTTTAAATTACAAGTTCGCGAATATCCTGAAATGACGAATACCGACATTATCGTTTCTACGAGCTATTACGGTGCGCCTGCAGAGGTAATTCAAGGTTTTATCACCCAACCATTGCAACAAGCGGTTGCTGAAGCGGACAAAATCGACTTTTTAGAATCTAGCAGTCGACTGGGAAGCAGTACAATTACTGCCCACATGAAAGTGGGAACTGACCCGAATGCAGCCTTAGCAGAAATCATGGCGAAGGTGAATAGTGTTAATTCACAATTGCCTCAAGAAGCAGAAAACCCCTCGATTTCTAGCAAAACAGGGTCAAATACGGCTTTGATGTACCTTAGTTTTTTTAGTGAACGCCTATCCACCGCGCACATTGGGGATTATTTAAAACGGAATGTGCAAAACCAACTGCTCTCTGTAGAAGGGGTTTCAACGGCTAATGTTCTCGCCCCCGCGCTGTCTATTCGTATTTGGTTAGACCCTAAAGCAATGGCAACGCACAATTTAACGACCAATGAAATTAATACTATCCTCGCTAACAATAATTACCGTTCTGCACCGGGTCAAGTCAAAAGTCGTTATTTTCAATATACTATTCAAGTTGATACCGATTTAAATGATATTGAAGCCTTTAAACAGATGATTGTTGCACAACGGACAGAAGGGGTTATTCGGCTACGTGATATTGCAAAGGTTGAATTATCTTCTGTCCGCGAGGCGGTTAAATCACGGATAGGTGGCATTAATGCCGTCGTGATTGCGATTGAATCCACGCCAACCGCCAATCCATTAGATGTTGCCAAACGAGTGACCAAAAAACTCGCAGAAATTGAACGCAATTTAGCAGCGGGCATCAAGATGGAAATCAGCTACGATGCAACGGAATATATTGAAGCCTCGATTTATGAAGTCTTGCGCACGATTGGCGAAGCAGGTCTGATTGTTATTTTGGTAATTTTCTTATTCATGGGGTCATTCCGTGCGATGTTAATTCCCATCGTTACCATCCCCTTTTCCTTGATTGGCGTTTGTCTTGCCATGCAAATGCTGGGTTTTTCCATTAACCTACTCACATTACTAGCAATGGTCTTAGCCATTGGATTAGTTGTTGATGATGCTATTGTAGTGGTGGAAAACGTAGAACGTCATTTACAAATGGGCAAAACCCCTTTTGCTGCTGCAATCGTTGGCACACGTGAAATTGCAGTTCCTGTTATCAGTATGACAATTGCGCTCGCCGCAGTTTATTCACCCATCGCCTTACTCGACGGGGTAACTGGCACACTCTTCAAAGAATTTGCCTTAACCCTAGCGGGTGCGGTGGTTGTGTCTGGCATGGTCGCGCTCACCTTATCGCCTGCAATGTGTTCACTGATTTTAAAACATAGCGAACATGCCAGTCGTTTTGAACTGGGCGTGCAATCCACAATGGGGCGTGTTGAACGCGGTTACGGATACCTATTGGACAGAACACTCGCGCATCGTTCAGCCATTCTGCTCTTTGCCTTCATCGTGATGGGTTCGTTAATCTTCCTCTTTCCCATTATTCCCTCAGAGCTTGCACCCAACGAGGAAAAAGGTGCATTTTTAGGGATTGCAACAGCACCTAGTAGTGCAAATTTAGACTTTATCGATGCGAATTTAACCGAAATTGGCAAACGCGCCAATCAAATCAATGGTATTCGTAATACCTTAAGTCTATCAGGTATGCCGAGTACTAATAATGGATTAGCCGTTATGCTCAGCGCGCCATGGGAACAACGGGAAAACAGTGAAAAACAAATGATAGCGTTACTCACTGATAAGGTTAAAGATATTGCAGGCGTGAATATGGCAGCATTTCCCCTGCCCGCCTTACCCGGTGGTGGTAGTGGATTGCCTATTCAAATGGTGATTAAAAGCACTGCTGATTATGAAACGATGATGAAAGTCGCGCTAGAACTGCAAGAAAAAGCCAATGCCAGCCATTTATTCATTTTTAACGACTTGGATATTAAATTTGATACCGCGACGATTAAAATGCACATTAATCGTGACAAAGCAGGTAGTTATGGTATTACGATGGCAGAAATCGCCAACACCTTATCCACCCTTGTAGGCGATGGGCGTGTTAATTACATCAATCGGGATGGACGCAGTTATGAAGTAGTTCCCCAAGTCATACGCACCGACCGCCTAACCCCTGAAGCATTAGGCTCATATTACCTACGCACAGCATCAGGACAACAAATTCCATTATCAGAACTGGTTAGCCTGAAAGTACGGGGTGAACCCTCATCACTGATTCAAATGGACCAAGCCAACGCCATTACTTTAGGGGGTGTTCCCATGCCCACAACCACCGTTGGCAATGTACTCACCTTTTTAACCACCGAAGCCGATAAAATTTTACCATCCGGTTTTAGCTATGATTTTAAAGGCCCTTCCCGCCAATACATGCAAGAGGGTTCATCCCTGTATATCACGTTTATCCTTGCATTAGCGATTATTTTCCTTGTCTTAGCCATACAATTTGAAAGCTGGCGCGACCCTTTAGTCATTATGGTTTCTGTGCCACTGGCTTTATGTGGCGCGTTATTGGTGATGGCTTGGGGTGTTGCAAGTTTAAATATCTACACCCAGATTGGTTTAATTACCCTGATTGGCTTAATTACCAAACATGGGATTTTAATGTGTGAAGTGGCGAAAGAAAGACAACTATATTTACAAGAAAGCAAAATGGATGCGATTCAACACGCCGCCCGAATTCGCTTACGTCCTATTTTAATGACTGTTATTGCGATGGTTTCTGGCGTTATTCCCTTACTTTATGCAGCAGGTCCCGGTGCAGCAGCACGTTTTAGCATTGGGATTGTCATTTTCTCTGGTTTATCAATAGGAACATTATTTACTTTATTCGTATTACCCACCGTTTATAGCTTTTTGGGTGAAACGCATAAACCATTACCCATTTATAAAGAACCTGTTAGCTTAGATAAAGAAGAAGTAACCGTTTCGACAATATAA
- a CDS encoding NAD(P)-dependent oxidoreductase, which yields MNIVIFGASGGTGRCLVAQAVTAGHHVTVLQHHAKIHKSNSNIRILEGDVLNYFDVENAVRGQDAVLCTLGTKNIKGTSVLSRGTHNICAAMKRFALSRLICESSLGVGDSLPQTGFFFRNLILPLFIRHAYADKVLQEQEIKDSGLKKWVIIRPARLTNGKQTGQYHIGFSEDKNFSGKAIARADVAAFMLQQLKEDTYIQKVIGLSA from the coding sequence ATGAATATTGTAATTTTTGGGGCAAGTGGTGGAACAGGAAGATGTTTGGTTGCCCAAGCAGTAACAGCAGGGCATCATGTCACGGTGCTACAACACCATGCAAAAATCCATAAGTCAAACAGTAATATCCGCATTTTAGAAGGTGACGTGCTGAACTATTTTGATGTTGAAAATGCAGTGCGCGGACAAGATGCTGTTTTATGCACTTTAGGGACAAAAAACATAAAGGGAACAAGCGTTTTATCCAGAGGCACACACAATATTTGCGCGGCAATGAAACGCTTTGCACTAAGCCGTCTTATTTGTGAATCATCATTAGGGGTTGGCGATAGCCTGCCACAAACAGGTTTTTTCTTTCGCAACCTTATATTGCCATTATTCATCCGCCATGCTTATGCCGATAAAGTGCTACAAGAACAAGAAATTAAAGACAGTGGATTAAAAAAATGGGTGATTATTCGCCCTGCCAGATTAACCAATGGTAAACAAACAGGACAATATCATATTGGTTTTAGCGAAGATAAAAACTTTTCAGGCAAGGCTATTGCCCGCGCAGATGTCGCTGCCTTTATGTTACAACAACTGAAGGAAGATACTTATATACAAAAGGTTATCGGATTATCTGCTTAA
- a CDS encoding SDR family oxidoreductase gives MQDIFIVGCGYVGLRLAQTVLAEDEECAVMALVRSTESNRRLQEADIMTVPGDLDRPSFLTELPTEQTILYYFAPPPATGITDPRITHLLNAFSPTELPAKIVYISTTGVYGDCGGDWVTEARPTNPQTDRARRRVDAENTLTQWCDKQKIPLVILRVAGIYGAGRLPIERLKQKTPVLAEALSPFSNRIHVDDLVEVCLIAGDSDVTGIFNVTDGNPTTMTDYFNHVADALKLPRPPVVDKAAAQTELSTEMLSYLAESKRISNEKMRTVLEVELFYPDLKSGLQQCLEEM, from the coding sequence ATGCAAGATATATTTATTGTGGGTTGTGGCTATGTCGGATTACGTCTCGCACAAACGGTATTAGCGGAAGATGAGGAATGTGCGGTAATGGCGTTAGTCCGTTCAACGGAGAGCAATCGACGTTTGCAAGAAGCGGATATTATGACAGTTCCCGGTGATTTAGACCGTCCTAGCTTTTTAACGGAATTACCCACTGAACAAACCATTCTGTATTATTTCGCCCCGCCCCCTGCGACAGGAATAACTGACCCGCGTATTACGCATTTATTAAATGCCTTTAGTCCCACTGAATTACCTGCAAAAATTGTTTATATCAGCACAACAGGGGTTTATGGAGATTGTGGGGGGGATTGGGTTACTGAAGCACGTCCAACCAATCCACAAACCGACCGCGCTCGTCGTCGAGTAGATGCAGAAAATACATTAACACAGTGGTGTGATAAGCAAAAAATACCGCTGGTTATTTTGCGGGTTGCGGGTATTTATGGCGCAGGACGGTTGCCCATTGAACGTTTAAAACAAAAAACGCCTGTATTAGCGGAGGCGTTATCCCCATTTAGCAATCGAATACATGTTGATGATTTAGTAGAAGTCTGTTTGATAGCGGGGGATAGTGATGTAACAGGGATTTTTAACGTGACTGACGGAAATCCAACCACAATGACCGATTATTTTAATCATGTTGCTGATGCGTTGAAATTACCGCGTCCTCCTGTTGTAGATAAAGCAGCGGCACAAACTGAACTCAGCACAGAAATGTTGAGTTATTTAGCCGAATCTAAACGGATTAGTAATGAGAAAATGCGGACTGTTTTAGAAGTTGAGTTGTTTTATCCTGATTTAAAGAGCGGTTTACAACAATGTCTGGAAGAAATGTAA
- a CDS encoding LysE family transporter: MALEIWVAYFLACLVLSLSPGAGVVFVMSSAMSYGVRNTLYGIVGMELSLLIYLLLVAFGIGAIMAASANMFSVIKWSGVIYLLYLGIQKWCEPVHIQMDTVLTANSRPLKIFLQGLFVNLTNPKSIVFLAALLPQFVDLHRSQLLQFSILGITMVVLDSIIMFAYVLMANTLRHLLHDPRFIKLQNRLFGGVLIGAGLLMTQINR; the protein is encoded by the coding sequence ATGGCGTTAGAAATATGGGTAGCATACTTTCTTGCGTGTTTGGTGTTAAGTCTATCACCCGGTGCAGGTGTCGTCTTTGTGATGAGTAGTGCTATGAGTTACGGTGTTCGTAATACGCTTTATGGTATTGTGGGTATGGAGTTAAGTCTATTGATTTATTTGCTATTAGTTGCCTTTGGTATTGGCGCAATTATGGCAGCCTCAGCAAATATGTTTAGCGTTATTAAATGGAGCGGGGTTATTTATCTACTTTATTTAGGAATACAAAAATGGTGTGAACCCGTACATATTCAAATGGATACAGTGCTAACTGCGAATAGTCGGCCCCTAAAGATTTTTTTACAAGGATTGTTTGTAAATTTGACCAATCCGAAATCAATCGTTTTTTTAGCCGCATTATTACCACAATTTGTCGATTTACACCGCTCACAACTATTACAATTCAGTATATTAGGTATCACAATGGTTGTATTAGATAGCATTATTATGTTTGCTTACGTTTTGATGGCAAACACCTTGCGCCATTTATTACATGACCCACGTTTTATAAAACTACAAAATCGTTTATTTGGTGGCGTATTAATCGGTGCGGGTTTATTAATGACACAAATCAATCGTTAA
- a CDS encoding ABC transporter ATP-binding protein codes for MRDAFDPRKNTTKLPSLPNGEQAHLHQDSLINNDNLLAVHDLSVAFHQSGVAHLAVKGVSFHLNKGETLAIVGESGSGKSVTALSILQLLPYPLASHPTGNIYFRQQALLGASPAMIRNIRGNRISIIFQEPMTSLNPLHTIRQQIGEVLFLHKKMSVAQAHTRILELLALVGLPDAEKRLNAYPHQLSGGQRQRVMIAMALANEPDILIADEPTTALDVTIQAQILQLLKQLQQNLQMAMLFITHDLSIVRKFADRVCVMQQGELVEAAETENFFANPQHPYSQRLLNAKPSGKAIAMLPNAPEILSAEQIKVWFPLKQGILQRTTDYIKAVDGVSLRVKAGQTLGIVGESGSGKTTLGLALLRLEKSQGIIRFQNNEIQGLSTAELRPLRCAMQIVFQDPFSSLSPRLSIGQIIGEGLEVHQIGGNVAEREQLIIKVLQEVGLDPDTRHRYPHEFSGGQRQRVAIARAMVLKPKLVILDEPTSALDRSVQAQIIDLLRDLQARYQLAYIFISHDLAVIRALSDEIMVMKAGQVVEQGATNTIFTHPQQPYTKALIAAAFDLEAV; via the coding sequence GTGCGTGATGCCTTTGACCCTCGTAAAAACACCACCAAACTGCCTTCCCTTCCTAACGGTGAACAAGCGCATCTGCATCAAGATAGCTTGATTAATAATGATAACTTATTAGCGGTCCATGATTTATCCGTTGCATTTCATCAATCGGGTGTAGCTCATCTTGCCGTAAAGGGGGTAAGTTTTCACTTGAATAAAGGCGAAACATTGGCGATTGTTGGTGAAAGTGGTTCGGGGAAATCTGTCACTGCATTATCGATTTTGCAACTGCTTCCCTATCCGCTCGCCTCGCATCCAACGGGCAATATTTACTTTCGGCAACAAGCACTATTAGGTGCATCTCCTGCCATGATTCGGAATATTCGTGGTAATCGTATCAGTATTATTTTTCAAGAACCGATGACTTCATTAAATCCCCTGCATACCATTCGCCAGCAAATTGGGGAAGTGTTGTTTTTACACAAAAAAATGAGTGTGGCTCAGGCACATACCCGCATTTTAGAGTTGCTCGCGTTGGTTGGTTTGCCTGATGCTGAAAAACGGTTAAATGCTTATCCGCATCAATTATCGGGTGGACAACGGCAACGGGTGATGATTGCGATGGCCTTAGCGAATGAACCCGATATTTTAATCGCGGATGAACCAACGACTGCGCTAGATGTGACGATTCAAGCACAAATTCTTCAGTTACTTAAGCAGTTACAGCAGAATTTGCAGATGGCAATGCTGTTTATCACCCATGATTTGAGCATTGTGCGCAAATTTGCCGACCGCGTCTGTGTGATGCAACAGGGTGAATTAGTAGAAGCCGCTGAAACAGAAAATTTTTTTGCTAATCCCCAACATCCTTATTCACAACGCTTGTTGAATGCAAAACCCAGTGGCAAAGCCATTGCGATGTTACCTAATGCACCAGAAATTCTGAGTGCAGAACAAATAAAAGTCTGGTTTCCGCTCAAACAAGGCATCTTACAACGCACAACTGATTATATTAAAGCGGTGGATGGTGTTTCGCTACGGGTTAAAGCAGGGCAAACGTTGGGCATTGTTGGCGAAAGTGGTTCGGGTAAAACAACGTTAGGGTTGGCATTATTACGCTTAGAAAAAAGTCAGGGCATTATCCGCTTTCAAAATAATGAAATTCAAGGATTATCTACCGCTGAGTTGCGTCCCTTACGCTGTGCCATGCAAATTGTTTTTCAAGACCCCTTTAGTAGTTTAAGCCCGCGTTTATCCATAGGACAAATCATTGGCGAGGGGTTGGAAGTTCACCAAATTGGTGGCAATGTCGCAGAACGTGAGCAGTTGATTATTAAAGTATTACAAGAGGTTGGTTTAGACCCTGATACACGTCACCGTTATCCGCATGAGTTTTCGGGTGGCCAACGTCAACGGGTTGCAATTGCGCGGGCAATGGTTTTAAAACCCAAATTAGTGATTTTAGACGAGCCGACTTCAGCATTAGACCGCTCGGTGCAAGCACAGATTATTGATTTGTTGCGTGATTTACAGGCGCGTTATCAATTGGCTTATATTTTTATCAGCCATGATTTAGCGGTGATTCGAGCGTTAAGTGATGAAATTATGGTTATGAAAGCAGGGCAAGTCGTTGAACAAGGTGCGACAAATACTATTTTTACCCATCCACAACAACCTTACACCAAGGCTCTGATTGCTGCTGCTTTTGATTTGGAAGCCGTTTGA
- the dusA gene encoding tRNA dihydrouridine(20/20a) synthase DusA, with amino-acid sequence MLNRLVAVAPMLDWTDRHDRYFLRLISPSVLLYSEMVTTGAILYGDRDRFLRFHPAEYPVALQLGGSDPHALAECAKIAEAYGYAEINLNVGCPSDRVQSGQFGACLMATPALVADCVASMRSAVKIPVTVKSRIGIDDLDSYEHLTNFIQVVAKAGCDTFIVHARKAWLTGLSPKENRDIPPLRYDIVHRLKADFPHLTIIINGGLKTIADIEQQLQVVNGVMIGREAYQNPYLLAEIEQRFFNSAYRKPTRYTIVEQMIPYITDELDSGRAYLSNITRHLFGLFQGECGAKQWRRYLSEHAPKRPADAHVVRQALIAVEKIRTTLQEAGC; translated from the coding sequence ATGCTAAATCGTCTTGTTGCCGTTGCCCCAATGTTAGATTGGACAGACAGGCATGACCGCTACTTTTTACGTCTGATTTCTCCCTCTGTCTTGTTATACAGCGAAATGGTAACAACTGGCGCGATTCTATATGGCGACCGTGACCGCTTTCTTCGCTTTCATCCCGCAGAATATCCCGTTGCATTACAACTGGGTGGGAGCGACCCTCATGCACTGGCGGAATGTGCAAAAATTGCTGAAGCCTATGGTTATGCAGAAATTAATTTAAATGTTGGCTGTCCTAGTGACCGTGTACAATCAGGACAATTTGGCGCGTGTTTAATGGCTACGCCCGCATTGGTTGCCGATTGCGTTGCTAGTATGCGCTCAGCGGTTAAAATTCCTGTTACGGTTAAATCGCGTATAGGTATTGACGACTTAGACAGTTATGAACACTTAACCAATTTTATTCAAGTCGTTGCAAAAGCAGGTTGTGACACCTTTATTGTTCATGCTCGTAAAGCATGGCTGACGGGTTTAAGCCCTAAAGAAAATCGGGATATTCCCCCTTTACGTTACGATATTGTCCACCGCTTAAAAGCTGATTTTCCCCATTTGACGATTATTATCAATGGTGGACTAAAAACTATTGCAGATATTGAACAACAATTGCAAGTTGTTAATGGGGTCATGATAGGACGTGAAGCCTATCAAAATCCTTATTTATTAGCCGAGATAGAACAACGCTTTTTTAATTCCGCTTATCGTAAACCCACGCGCTACACCATTGTGGAACAAATGATTCCTTATATTACAGATGAATTAGACAGCGGGCGGGCATATTTATCAAATATTACACGTCATCTATTTGGCTTATTTCAAGGTGAATGTGGCGCAAAACAGTGGCGACGTTATTTAAGCGAACACGCCCCCAAACGACCAGCGGATGCCCATGTTGTGCGTCAAGCCCTTATCGCTGTGGAAAAAATTCGTACAACTTTACAAGAGGCAGGTTGCTGA
- a CDS encoding ProQ/FINO family protein → MEESTQSSLLTKDKTLAALDFLRNRFPNTFFPIGQIKYALAVGIRQEINACLKHPDGTNDLPENLSFKRISAAICLYCHHPDYQILIKTAGVKRVDLNGNIIGEVTEEQAQSFKDRRNAKPQTTHANLLNEPLNAKKYMAVIPVRSVKVTIPILSSNLPHNLRLPSKTPETNWKIELANPKGAPLTITAQTTSKAHQRMLKTVQDYETSGKEAWILLQATLLSNHVLKAPQLLVVEKKEKGQTG, encoded by the coding sequence ATGGAAGAATCAACACAATCAAGTTTATTAACCAAAGATAAAACCCTAGCAGCCTTAGATTTTTTACGAAACCGTTTCCCTAATACTTTTTTTCCCATAGGACAAATAAAATACGCCCTTGCCGTTGGCATTCGTCAAGAGATTAATGCTTGTTTAAAACATCCTGATGGTACTAATGATTTGCCCGAAAACCTCAGTTTTAAACGCATCAGTGCGGCCATTTGTTTGTATTGTCATCATCCTGATTACCAAATCTTGATTAAAACAGCAGGGGTAAAGCGAGTTGATTTAAATGGAAATATCATCGGGGAAGTGACTGAAGAGCAGGCTCAATCGTTTAAAGACCGTCGCAACGCAAAACCGCAAACGACACACGCTAATCTGCTTAATGAACCTCTCAATGCAAAAAAGTACATGGCAGTTATTCCTGTGCGTAGTGTGAAAGTGACAATTCCCATTTTATCGTCCAATTTACCGCATAATTTACGTTTACCCAGTAAAACGCCAGAAACAAACTGGAAAATTGAATTAGCCAATCCAAAGGGCGCGCCGTTGACCATTACGGCACAAACCACCAGTAAAGCGCATCAGCGTATGTTAAAAACCGTACAAGATTACGAAACCAGTGGGAAAGAAGCTTGGATATTGTTGCAGGCTACCTTACTGAGTAATCACGTGCTTAAAGCACCCCAGTTATTAGTTGTGGAGAAAAAAGAGAAAGGACAAACAGGTTAA